The Penicillium oxalicum strain HP7-1 chromosome VI, whole genome shotgun sequence genome window below encodes:
- a CDS encoding ATPase inhibitor — MQALSRPLLRTPFFFSSSVHLLTRSLTTTSSAMAAGDTGAPRARGSLAEKDTFQRREAAQELMYIRQHEMEKIERLRAKMKESQKHMAELDKHLEEYSKSQGGEQN; from the exons ATGCAAGCCCTTTCGCGCCCACTCCTCCGCACcccattctttttctcatcctccGTCCACCTCCTCACTCGCTCACTCACAACCACTTcctccgccatggccgcaGGCGACACTGGTGCTCCAAGAGCCAGAGGCTCGCTTGCAGA GAAGGACACATTTCAGCGTCGTGAGGCGGCGCAGGAGTTGATGTATATCCGGCAACatgagatggagaa GATCGAACGATTGCGCGCGAAAATGAAGGAATCTCAGAAACATATGGCGGAATTGGATAAGCATTT GGAGGAATACTCAAAGAGTCAGGGTGGAGAGCAGAATTGA
- a CDS encoding ABC multidrug transporter atrF yields the protein MDEVNKKPFPNQASADLKDETESNATVFGDDNSRPNSPPNSPPHKPANDWGLLNRVQEQHEREMASGFKRQELGVTWRDLSVDVVSAEAAVNENVLSQFNIPQHIKESRNKTPLRTILNKSHGCVKPGEMLLVLGRPGSGCSTLLKLLSNHRGGYQSVTGDVRFGSLTPKEAKAYRGQIVMNTEEELFFPTLTVGQTMDFATRLKVPFKLPDGIQSPQEFSTESKKFLMEALGISHTEDTKVGNEFVRGVSGGERKRVSIIECLATRGSVFCWDNSTRGLDASTALEWTKAIRAMTDTLGLSTIVTLYQAGNGIYDLFDKVLVLDEGEQIFYGSRAQARPFMEQAGFVCREGSNIADYLTGVTVPTERRIREGYENRFPRNKDTLRQLYETSPIYQEAISEYSYPESDIAHQRTQDFKDGVALETSKRLPNDSPYTVSFGEQVKACIVRQYQIIWGDKPTFIIKQVATLVQALVAGSLFYNAPDNSAGLFTKSGALFFSLLYNSLLAMSEVTESFEGRPVLVKHKGFAMFHPAAFCLAQITADIPVLLFQISMFSVVVYFMVGLTMSAGAFFTYWVLVFATTMSMTALFRAVGALFKTFDGASKVSGFLIAALIMYTGYMIQKPQMHPWFEWIFWIDPLAYGFEALLSNEFHGKHIDCVGVNLIPQGPGYQNSAHQSCAGVGGALQGNTFVTGDQYLASLSYSHSHLWRNFGINWAWWALFVGATIFATSRWTSPSENGSSLVIPRERLKQHHHHHRSAALDEESQVAEKSKTPSEGDARDESDVENQLVRNTSVFTWKDLTYTVKTPSGDRVLLDNVYGWVKPGMLGALMGSSGAGKTTLLDVLAQRKTEGTIKGSIMVDGRPLPVSFQRSAGYCEQLDVLEPFATVRESLEFSALLRQARDVPREEKLKYVDTIIDLLELHDIADTLVGRTGAGLSVEQRKRVTIGVELVSKPSILIFLDEPTSGLDGQSAYNTVRFLRKLADVGQAVLVTIHQPSAQLFAEFDTLLLLAKGGKTVYFGDIGDNGNTVKQYFGRYGAPCPPNTNPAEHMIDVVSGNLSQGRDWNQVWLESPEHSRAVEELDQIINTAASKPPGTFDDGQEFATSITEQTKLVTLRMSTALFRNTDYVNNKFALHIGSALFNGFSFWMIGDSIGDMQLRLFTIFNFIFVAPGVLAQLQPLFLERRGIYEQREKKSKMYSWWAFVTALVVSEIPYLIICGVLYFVCWYWTIGAETAASKSGPTFLMMLLYEFVYTGIGQFVAAYAPNATFAALVNPLIIGTLVSFCGVLVPYAQIEAFWRYWIYWLNPFNYLMGGLLVFNLWDTDIQCKDSEFAIFNPPNGTTCGKYLEEFMQTIGSRMNLVNPEATESCRVCQYTHGSDYLYNLNLKEYYYGWRDIGIVALFALSSYALVYLLMKLRTKASKKAE from the exons ATGGACGAAGTCAACAAAAAACCATTTCCCAATCAGGCCTCGGCCGATCTGAAGGATGAGACCGAGAGCAATGCCACCGTCTTTGGTGACGACAACTCTCGACCCAATAGCCCTCCCAACAGCCCTCCCCACAAACCAGCCAACGACTGGGGGTTATTGAATCGAGTCCAAGAACAGCATGAGCGAGAGATGGCGTCCGGTTTCAAACGCCAGGAATTAGGAGTCACTTGGCGAGACTTGAGCGTGGATGTCGTCAGTGCTGAAGCTGCAGTGAACGAAAATGTCCTGTCACAGTTCAACATCCCCCAGCACATCAAAGAATCTCGAAACAAGACCCCCTTGCGGACCATTCTGAATAAGAGTCATGGATGCGTGAAACCTGGCGAGATGCTTCTCGTCTTGGGACGACCGGGCTCAGGATGCAGCACGCTACTTAAACTGCTGTCTAACCATCGAGGAGGATACCAATCAGTCACAGGCGACGTGCGCTTCGGCTCACTCACCCCCAAAGAGGCGAAAGCATACCGTGGCCAAATTGTTATGAataccgaggaagagctATTCTTCCCAACATTGACTGTCGGTCAAACCATGGACTTTGCAACTCGCCTCAAGGTTCCCTTCAAACTTCCCGACGGCATTCAGTCCCCACAAGAATTTTCCACCGAGTCAAAGAAATTCCTTATGGAAGCGCTCGGTATCTCCCACACCGAGGACACCAAAGTTGGCAACGAGTTTGTTCGTGGCGTGTCTGGCGGAGAGCGTAAACGTGTTTCCATCATTGAATGTCTTGCCACCCGAGGATCCGTCTTTTGCTGGGATAACAGTACTCGCGGCCTTGATGCTAGCACTGCATTGGAATGGACCAAGGCTATCCGTGCAATGACAGACACCCTGGGATTGTCGACTATCGTGACACTCTATCAGGCAGGAAACGGTATTTACGATCTTTTCGACAAGGTTCTTGTTCTGGATGAGGGTGAGCAAATTTTCTACGGCTCCCGTGCTCAAGCGCGCCCTTTTATGGAACAGGCAGGCTTTGTCTGCCGTGAAGGTTCAAACATCGCCGACTACCTCACTGGTGTGACGGTTCCCACCGAGCGTCGTATCCGCGAGGGATACGAGAATCGATTCCCACGAAACAAAGACACACTGCGCCAACTCTACGAGACATCTCCAATCTATCAAGAAGCTATCTCCGAGTACAGCTATCCTGAGTCCGATATTGCACACCAGAGGACTCAAGATTTCAAGGATGGTGTAGCTCTCGAGACATCGAAACGTCTACCCAATGACAGCCCCTACACCGTGAGCTTTGGTGAACAAGTGAAAGCCTGCATCGTGCGTCAGTATCAGATTATCTGGGGTGACAAGCCGACTTTCATCATCAAACAAGTTGCTACCCTCGTCCAGGCGCTCGTGGCTGGGTCACTCTTCTACAATGCCCCAGATAACTCGGCCGGTCTTTTCACAAAGTCCGGtgcgctcttcttctctcttttgtaCAATAGTCTTCTTGCAATGTCCGAAGTCACAGAATCATTCGAGGGCCGTCCAGTTCTCGTCAAGCACAAAGGGTTTGCCATGTTCCACCCCGCTGCTTTCTGTCTTGCCCAAATCACCGCCGATATCCCGGTGCTGTTGTTCCAAATCTCAATGTTCAGTGTTGTCGTGTATTTTATGGTTGGATTGACCATGTCGGCTGGTGCCTTTTTTACTTACTGGGTTTTGGTGTTTGCTACGACCATG AGTATGACTGCTCTCTTCCGAGCAGTAGGAGCACTTTTCAAGACATTCGACGGTGCCTCTAAAGTTTCCGGTTTCCTTATCGCCGCGCTGATCATGTACACCGGCTACATGATTCAGAAGCCCCAGATGCATCCCTGGTTTGAGTGGATCTTCTGGATCGACCCCTTGGCGTACGGTTTCGAGGCTCTTTTGTCCAACGAATTCCACGGAAAGCACATCGACTGTGTCGGCGTCAATCTCATTCCTCAAGGCCCCGGCTATCAGAATAGCGCTCACCAATCCTGTGCCGGTGTCGGGGGTGCTCTTCAGGGAAACACCTTTGTCACCGGTGACCAGTATCTCGCATCACTCTCTTACAGCCATTCGCACCTGTGGCGAAACTTTGGTATCAACTGGGCATGGTGGGCACTCTTTGTGGGCGCCACTATCTTTGCAACTTCTCGATGGACATCTCCCAGCGAAAATGGAAGCTCGTTGGTGATTCCCCGAGAGCGTCTGAagcagcatcatcatcatcatcgcaGTGCAGCCCTCGATGAGGAGTCTCAAGTTGCCGAAAAGTCCAAAACTCCTTCTGAGGGAGATGCCCGCGATGAGAGCGACGTTGAGAATCAATTAGTGCGAAACACTTCAGTGTTTACCTGGAAAGATCTGACCTATACAGTCAAGACTCCGAGTGGCGATCGTGTTTTGCTTGATAATGTGTATGGCTGGGTCAAGCCGGGTATGCTTGGTGCACTCATGGGTTCATCTGGAGCTGGAAAAACGACACTGCTTGATGTTCTCGCTCAGCGCAAAACCGAGGGAACCATCAAGGGATCTATTATGGTCGATGGACGTCCTCTGCCTGTGTCGTTCCAACGCTCAGCTGGTTATTGTGAGCAACTGGATGTCCTTGAGCCTTTCGCCACCGTCCGGGAGTCGCTTGAATTCTCCGCCCTGCTTCGCCAGGCACGGGATGTCCCGCGTGAAGAGAAACTAAAATATGTGGATACTATCATCGATCTTCTTGAGCTCCATGACATCGCCGATACTCTTGTTGGTCGCACCGGGGCCGGACTGAGTGTTGAGCAGCGCAAGCGTGTCACTATCGGTGTTGAGCTTGTTTCCAAACCCagcattctcatcttcttaGACGAGCCTACTTCCGGTCTGGATGGACAATCTGCCTACAACACAGTCCGCTTTTTGAGAAAGTTGGCCGATGTCGGTCAAGCTGTCCTTGTCACCATCCATCAGCCATCAGCCCAATTGTTTGCCGAGTTCGAtactcttctcctcctcgccaaGGGTGGAAAGACCGTCTACTTTGGTGATATTGGCGACAACGGAAACACTGTCAAGCAGTACTTTGGTCGCTACGGTGCCCCGTGCCCACCCAATACCAACCCGGCCGAACACATGATTGATGTCGTCTCCGGCAACCTCAGTCAAGGTCGGGACTGGAACCAAGTCTGGCTTGAATCCCCAGAACATAGCCGGGCAGTCGAGGAGCTCGACCAGATCATCAACACGGCCGCTTCTAAGCCACCGGGTACTTTTGACGATGGACAAGAGTTCGCCACCTCCATCACGGAACAGACAAAGCTGGTCACTCTTCGCATGAGCACTGCTTTGTTCCGCAACACCGACTATGTCAACAACAAGTTCGCCCTGCACATTGGCTCTGCTCTTTTCAACGGGTTCTCTTTCTGGATGATTGGTGATAGTATCGGCGATATGCAATTGCGTCTGTTTaccatcttcaatttcatcttcgtcgcGCCCGGTGTGCTTGCCCAACTGCAGCCACTTTTCCTGGAACGTCGTGGCATTTACGAACAGCGCGAAAAGAAGTCAAAGATGTACTCCTGGTGGGCTTTTGTCACCGCTCTTGTGGTTTCGGAAATTCCATATCTGATTATCTGTGGCGTGCTCTACTTCGTCTGCTGGTACTGGACCATCGGCGCCGAAACCGCCGCCAGCAAATCGGGCCCAACTTTCCTGATGATGCTCTTGTACGAGTTTGTGTACACTGGAATTGGTCAATTTGTTGCCGCCTACGCCCCCAATGCCACATTTGCCGCGCTGGTCAACCCGCTCATCATCGGAACCCTGGTCTCCTTCTGTGGTGTCCTGGTGCCTTATGCTCAAATCGAGGCTTTCTGGCGCTACTGGATCTACTGGCTGAACCCGTTCAACTATCTCATGGGTGGACTTCTCGTCTTTAACCTGTGGGATACCGATATCCAATGCAAGGATAGCGAGTTTGCTATCTTCAACCCACCCAATGGCACCACTTGTGGCAAATACCTGGAGGAGTTCATGCAGACGATTGGCTCGCGAATGAACTTGGTCAACCCTGAAGCGACTGAGAGCTGCCGCGTGTGTCAGTACACGCATGGAAGCGACTACTTGTACAATCTTAATTTGAAAGAGTACTACTACGGATGGCGAGACATTGGCATTGTGGCACTGTTTGCTCTCAGCTCTTACGCCTTGGTTTATCTGCTGATGAAGCTGCGGACCAAAGCTTCTAAGAAGGCAGAGTAA
- a CDS encoding Pheromone-regulated membrane protein 10 yields the protein MSTPIQTPLPSPNEEYDEFPLYAEHDTIPSSLHPPVIEHRVISHPFPQETSHADPVAEFAGEPETGPTPAPVTQPLATSEAELPRIRSPRVRFHSITRSLSDRYHHIHDGNHRGPSDRSDPAQRPLLPSPADLSDTTLSGIVTHQLQLTPALQVLHAAVRHRRTISPQIQRSKHTMSQLIRQKTTRLTERLGRPSDEGEALNASILPEDMGIPLEEVQARRARRAADRLRMLEGGEEPHEPPPSAEAHRLVRSITQAQDNQALRKRRPRGAYQRSGQSTPEGVLKGFAARRRSSGGFGGGGILAQLLKLQAVQSASSRPESVITDDSDSDAQLSSGATTPRKVNSQSPSMSLSMPNSGSATPRKEKLKWYKKSPHLSTASLVDASMNLSRASLPAGTAESLYQNKKQRKNKRRTRLEDEIRVTVHIAEILARQRYIMQLCRALMRYGAPTHRLEEYMSMTARVLEVSGQFLYLPGCMIMSFDDPTTRTAEVKLVRMTQGIDLGRLADTHNVYKNVVHDLIGVEEATQELDEIMSRKPRFNKWILVLMYGFASATVGPFAFGARPIDMPMIFCLGCLVGLMQHVLAPPSALYSNVFEVTAAVLTSFLARALGSITITRNGAPEQLFCFSALAQSSIALILPGFMVLCSSLELQSHQMIAGSIRMVYAIIYSLFLGYGITVGTTIYGLMDRNATSATTCANLDIYGSSFARQFPFVAIYAIFLAIVNHGKWKQMPVMVVIALSGYVTNYFSTTKFGRSRSRIWHGHAATAILPGIFVLVPSGLASSGSLIAGIQYADSVRYNLHTHGNSTSTSSLTDTSVASLGFGMIQVAIGITVGLFIAALVVYPFGKKRTGLFSF from the exons ATGTCCACTCCGATTCAAACTCCGCTTCCCAGCCCGAATGAAGAATACGATGAATTTCCTCTCTATGCAGAACATGACACCATCCCCTCCTCACTTCATCCGCCGGTCATTGAACACCGAGTGATTTCCCACCCCTTTCCGCAAGAGACCAGCCATGCCGATCCGGTCGCCGAATTTGCAGGAGAACCCGAAACCGGGCCGACGCCCGCGCCCGTCACTCAACCGCTTGCCACCTCCGAAGCCGAACTGCCACGGATTCGATCGCCACGAGTGCGCTTCCACTCTATCACTCGTTCGCTGAGTGACCGGTACCATCACATTCATGATGGCAATCACCGAGGCCCCTCCGATCGGTCGGATCCCGCTCAGCGGCCCTTACTACCCTCGCCCGCGGACCTGAGTGATACCACCTTGTCGGGAATCGTCACCCACCAGCTCCAGCTTACTCCCGCCCTACAGGTCTTGCACGCAGCCGTGCGCCATCGAAGGACTATTTCTCCACAGATCCAGAGAAGCAAGCACACCATGA GTCAGCTGATTCGCCAAAAGACCACTCGATTGACGGAACGCCTCGGTCGTCCATCTGACGAGGGCGAGGCTCTCAATGCATCAATCTTGCCCGAGGACATGGGGATCCCTCTGGAAGAGGTCCAGGCTCGGCGTGCCCGTCGTGCCGCCGATCGATTGCGCATGCTGGAGGGCGGCGAAGAGCCCCATGAGCCCCCTCCCAGCGCAGAAGCCCATCGCTTGGTGCGCAGCATCACCCAGGCGCAGGACAACCAGGCTCTCCGTAAGCGCCGGCCGCGCGGAGCCTACCAGCGATCCGGCCAATCAACCCCCGAGGGGGTGCTGAAGGGATTTGCTGCGCGTCGTCGCTCCAGCGGGGGATTCGGGGGAGGCGGGATTCTCGCGCAGTTGTTGAAGTTGCAGGCGGTGCAATCGGCCTCGTCACGACCCGAGAGTGTCATCACCGACGACTCAGATAGCGATGCGCAGCTCTCTTCGGGGGCGACCACCCCTCGGAAAGTCAACTCGCAGTCTCCCTCCATGTCCCTGTCCATGCCGAATTCAGGGTCGGCAACCCCGCGCAAGGAAAAGCTCAAGTGGTACAAGAAATCCCCTCATCTGTCGACTGCCTCCTTGGTTGACGCGTCGATGAACTTGAGCCGGGCAAGCCTTCCCGCCGGGACAGCCGAGTCACTGTACCAGAACAAGAAGCAGAGAAAGAACAAACGTCGAACGCGCCTGGAGGACGAGATTCGTGTCACCGTCCACATCGCGGAGATCCTGGCTCGACAGCGGTACATCATGCAGCTGTGCCGTGCGCTAATGCGCTATGGTGCACCCACACACCGTCTGGAAGAGTACATGTCAATGACTGCACGTGTTCTGGAAGTCTCTGGTCAGTTCTTGTATCTTCCGGGATGTATGATCATGTCCTTTGATGACCCAACCACCCGCACAGCCGAGGTGAAACTGGTGCGTATGACTCAAGGAATTGACTTGGGTCGATTGGCCGACACGCACAACGTCTACAAGAACGTGGTCCATGACTTGATTGGTGTGGAGGAGGCCACTCAAGAATTAGACGAGATCATGTCGCGCAAGCCGCGCTTCAATAAGTGGATTCTTGTGCTTATGTATGGCTTTGCAAGTGCCACCGTGGGCCCATTTGCCTTTGGTGCGCGTCCGATTGACATGCCCATGATCTTCTGCCTGGGCTGTCTCGTGGGTCTGATGCAACACGTTCTCGCCCCCCCCTCTGCTCTCTATTCCAACGTCTTTGAAGTCACCGCCGCGGTCTTGACCTCGTTCCTCGCGCGAGCCCTCGGAAGTATCACCATTACACGCAACGGTGCCCCGGAGCAACTCTTCTGTTTCTCTGCACTGGCTCAATCCTCAATCGCACTGATCCTGCCTGGCTTTATGGTTCTCTGCAGCAGTTTAGAACTACAGTCCCATCAAATGATCGCCGGGTCAATTCGGATGGTCTATGCGATCATCTACTCCCTATTCCTCGGCTATGGCATCACCGTCGGTACAACCATCTATGGCCTGATGGATCGCAACGCCACCTCTGCAACCACGTGTGCCAATCTCGACATCTACGGCTCTTCGTTCGCCCGACAATTCCCCTTTGTGGCCATCTACGCTATCTTCCTCGCTATTGTCAATCACGGCAAATGGAAGCAGATGCCAGTCATGGTCGTCATTGCTCTGTCGGGCTATGTCACCAATTACTTCAGCACAACGAAGTTTGGACGCAGTCGGAG TCGGATCTGGCACGGGCATGCCGCCACTGCCATTCTCCCCGGTATCTTTGTGCTGGTCCCTTCTGGCTTGGCCTCGAGTGGCTCCCTCATTGCGGGCATCCAGTATGCCGATTCGGTGCGATACAATCTTCACACCCATGGCAATAGCACCTCCACCAGCAGCCTAACAGACACTTCGGTCGCAAGTCTTGGCTTTGGCATGATTCAGGTCGCCATTGGTATCACCGTGGGCCTGTTCATTGCCGCCCTGGTGGTGTATCCATTCGGCAAGAAGCGAACGGGGCTATTCAGCTTCTAG